In Alkalihalobacillus sp. TS-13, the following are encoded in one genomic region:
- a CDS encoding metallophosphoesterase family protein, which translates to MNVLLVSDSHGLTKELKKVVELHKNQVDVMVHCGDSELSSDDERLKPFYNVQGNMDIGHDDFPNESLIEEQGFRLFVTHGHLYNVKMSYMNLAYKAEEQGADLVFFGHSHVAESCEQNGMVFVNPGSLRLPRNRRERTYAICECKDRSHIRVRFFEYDGEELTDLSTEYEL; encoded by the coding sequence ATGAACGTTCTGCTCGTTAGTGATAGCCATGGTCTTACCAAAGAACTGAAAAAAGTTGTCGAACTGCATAAAAACCAAGTCGATGTCATGGTTCATTGTGGAGACTCTGAACTATCGTCAGACGATGAGAGGTTGAAACCTTTTTACAATGTCCAGGGGAATATGGATATAGGTCATGATGATTTTCCTAATGAATCCCTAATTGAAGAACAAGGATTTCGCTTATTCGTTACCCATGGCCATCTATACAATGTAAAAATGTCCTATATGAATTTGGCTTATAAAGCTGAGGAACAAGGTGCGGATCTAGTGTTCTTCGGCCACTCCCATGTCGCAGAATCATGCGAGCAAAATGGAATGGTTTTTGTAAACCCAGGCAGCCTTCGTTTACCAAGAAATCGACGTGAACGGACGTATGCAATTTGCGAGTGTAAAGACCGCAGTCATATCAGAGTGCGATTCTTTGAATATGATGGAGAGGAATTGACCGATTTATCAACAGAATATGAACTTTAG
- a CDS encoding XTP/dITP diphosphatase, translating to MDKIIIASHNEGKVKEFRKMFEEFGISVVSLRDLDFHEEIEETGSSFKENASIKAETIANKLHAPVIADDSGLVIDALDGRPGIFSARFAGEEKDDEANIEKVLAELESVPEKERTARFVCVLAVAQLGKETSSVEGKCEGLILNERRGTNGFGYDPIFYVPSKEKTLAEMNAEEKNKISHRANALHELRNAWSEIF from the coding sequence ATCATCATCGCCTCACATAACGAGGGGAAGGTCAAGGAATTCCGTAAAATGTTTGAAGAGTTTGGGATCAGTGTAGTTTCTCTGAGAGATTTGGATTTTCATGAAGAGATTGAGGAGACTGGATCGAGTTTCAAAGAGAACGCAAGCATCAAAGCAGAAACAATCGCAAATAAACTTCATGCGCCAGTCATTGCCGATGACTCCGGGTTGGTCATTGACGCACTCGATGGCCGGCCTGGTATCTTTTCGGCACGATTTGCGGGGGAAGAAAAGGATGATGAAGCTAATATAGAAAAAGTACTCGCTGAATTGGAATCTGTCCCAGAAAAAGAACGTACGGCTCGATTTGTATGTGTTTTAGCAGTAGCCCAACTGGGAAAAGAAACGAGTAGTGTCGAAGGAAAATGTGAAGGACTCATTCTGAACGAAAGAAGAGGCACGAACGGATTCGGCTATGATCCGATCTTCTATGTTCCTTCAAAAGAAAAGACATTGGCTGAAATGAATGCTGAGGAAAAGAACAAAATCAGTCACCGTGCAAATGCACTGCATGAATTACGAAACGCTTGGTCTGAAATCTTTTGA